One window from the genome of Rufibacter tibetensis encodes:
- a CDS encoding tyrosine-type recombinase/integrase, with protein MNVKIRKRENKNFTKVYVDIYYGFGKREYITVGKLYPPNNNPMVIKANEAVKKQAIEIVTQIKKGNNPYSFHSTSTYTLNSDFTDYFKCIAERKKDSSSQYISSYNHFMKFIGFKKISFQDLNKELVSRFQDYLFDKALSKKKMPLSNNTAVAYFEKLSIVINASIEEEIIAKNPIYSLKLKRKYIQPQRSFLTLDEIKRLENQPLGEHGVLKRAFLFSCYTGFRFGDILKLKRSNIYSIDGSKYACSFKMEKTKEPLVIPLNQKAYNLIKNELSKKPNERIFEGLTYSQSNVIISKWVESAEIYKHITYHNSRHTFACNLIQTNSDIFEVKNLLGHQDIKTTMVYAKTTSERLRSSVERLD; from the coding sequence ATGAACGTTAAAATAAGAAAAAGAGAAAATAAAAATTTCACCAAGGTTTATGTAGATATCTATTATGGATTTGGAAAAAGAGAATACATTACCGTTGGTAAGCTTTATCCACCAAACAATAACCCTATGGTTATCAAAGCCAATGAAGCAGTTAAAAAACAAGCTATTGAGATAGTTACACAAATTAAGAAAGGAAATAACCCTTACTCCTTCCACTCTACTTCCACCTACACATTAAATTCTGATTTTACTGATTATTTCAAATGTATAGCTGAAAGAAAAAAGGATTCAAGTAGTCAATACATCTCTTCTTATAATCACTTTATGAAATTCATAGGATTTAAAAAGATATCTTTTCAGGACTTGAATAAAGAATTAGTGTCAAGGTTTCAAGACTATCTATTTGATAAAGCATTGTCAAAGAAAAAAATGCCTCTTAGTAATAACACTGCTGTAGCTTACTTTGAAAAGCTTTCAATTGTAATCAATGCATCCATTGAAGAAGAAATAATTGCAAAAAATCCAATATACTCTTTAAAATTAAAGAGAAAATATATTCAGCCTCAACGTAGTTTCTTAACATTGGACGAAATAAAAAGACTTGAGAATCAACCTTTAGGTGAACATGGTGTTCTAAAGCGAGCTTTTTTATTCAGTTGTTATACAGGATTTCGATTTGGAGATATTTTAAAATTGAAAAGAAGCAACATTTATTCTATTGACGGTAGTAAGTACGCATGTTCTTTTAAAATGGAAAAAACTAAAGAACCATTGGTTATACCATTAAATCAAAAAGCTTATAACCTGATTAAAAATGAGCTATCAAAAAAACCAAATGAAAGAATCTTTGAAGGTTTAACATATAGCCAATCTAATGTTATCATTAGCAAGTGGGTGGAAAGCGCAGAAATATATAAGCATATAACCTATCATAATTCTCGACATACCTTTGCATGCAATTTAATCCAGACCAACAGTGATATATTTGAGGTAAAGAATTTGTTAGGACACCAAGACATAAAAACAACTATGGTCTATGCTAAAACTACCAGCGAAAGACTTAGGAGTTCTGTAGAGCGTTTAGATTAA
- a CDS encoding metal ABC transporter permease has translation MDAFWIILTGALVAICCSLLGCFLILRRMAMVGDAISHAVLPGIVLAFLFSGSREVWTMLIGAALLGVACTFLIEFFHKKANVQADASIGVTFTWLFALGIILISVFAGKVDLDQDCVLYGEIAYVPLDIWLTENGTNLGPRTVWIIGGVLVVLLTFIGLFFKQLYLTSFDPAFAAAIGLSTTLWYYLLMGAVSLTTVAAFESVGAILVVALMVGPPATAYLLTDDLKKMLLISAGAGIIASAAGFYLALWLNGSVAGAISAIIGVQFLLAFIFSPTHGLVSRRQKLAPLSPSL, from the coding sequence ATAGATGCCTTTTGGATTATTTTGACGGGCGCCCTGGTTGCCATTTGCTGCAGCCTGTTGGGGTGCTTTCTGATCTTGCGCCGAATGGCCATGGTGGGTGATGCCATCTCCCATGCTGTTCTGCCTGGCATTGTGCTTGCCTTTCTGTTCAGTGGCTCCCGTGAGGTATGGACCATGTTAATAGGTGCCGCTTTGCTTGGTGTTGCTTGTACCTTTTTAATTGAATTCTTCCACAAAAAGGCTAACGTTCAGGCCGATGCTTCTATAGGAGTCACTTTTACCTGGTTGTTTGCCTTGGGCATAATTTTAATCTCAGTGTTTGCCGGTAAGGTAGACCTTGACCAGGATTGCGTACTTTATGGGGAAATAGCCTACGTTCCATTAGACATATGGCTTACAGAAAACGGCACTAACCTAGGCCCTAGAACAGTATGGATTATAGGAGGAGTATTGGTGGTGTTGCTTACGTTTATAGGCTTATTTTTCAAGCAATTATACCTAACCTCCTTTGACCCTGCTTTTGCAGCTGCCATTGGTCTTTCCACTACTCTCTGGTACTACCTGCTTATGGGAGCTGTGTCTTTAACCACAGTGGCAGCATTTGAATCTGTGGGAGCTATTCTGGTGGTGGCGTTAATGGTAGGCCCTCCTGCTACTGCTTACCTGCTCACCGATGACCTTAAGAAGATGCTCCTTATCTCAGCTGGAGCGGGTATCATAGCTTCTGCAGCAGGCTTTTACCTGGCTTTATGGTTAAACGGTTCAGTAGCCGGAGCTATCTCTGCCATTATTGGGGTACAGTTCCTGCTGGCATTTATCTTTTCACCAACCCATGGGCTTGTTTCCCGTCGGCAAAAGCTTGCTCCCCTTTCTCCCTCTTTATAG
- a CDS encoding SH3 domain-containing protein has translation MSVAFKVLKDSSQNLTLKKIMLSFALLLFSNSLLFGQELYSDSLAPSTYEDDNSTENSLGGTRYSEITKIINTERLNIREGVGTKYNVVGEAISGDVVRVIEEYKKWSLIETGNGIRGYVANKFLYDNLDNLPVNSQESNLATNSEAENVPYIGYIIIAVLGIIVIGGIMKLSGGGVKEENRETSLPKKEIREKQIKKQKLDNYGCSECGVFIKKDTRPSSWGCSSGKSHRWNKLGETGDDAYSCSSCGGVVYSSSRPSSWGCSSGNSHRWAKL, from the coding sequence ATTCTAGTCAGAATTTAACGTTGAAAAAGATAATGTTATCTTTTGCTTTACTGCTTTTTTCTAATTCTTTATTATTCGGACAAGAGTTATACTCAGATTCCCTTGCGCCTTCAACATATGAAGATGATAATTCAACAGAAAACTCTTTAGGTGGCACACGGTATTCAGAAATAACAAAGATAATAAATACTGAAAGGCTAAACATCCGTGAGGGAGTAGGAACTAAATATAATGTAGTTGGGGAAGCTATTTCGGGAGATGTCGTGAGAGTTATTGAAGAATATAAAAAGTGGTCATTAATTGAAACAGGAAATGGTATTAGGGGATATGTTGCAAATAAATTCCTCTATGACAATTTAGATAATTTACCAGTCAATAGTCAGGAATCTAATCTTGCAACGAATTCAGAGGCGGAAAATGTACCGTATATCGGATACATAATCATAGCTGTTCTTGGTATAATTGTTATTGGAGGTATAATGAAGTTAAGTGGGGGCGGAGTGAAGGAAGAGAATAGGGAAACTTCACTTCCAAAGAAAGAAATCAGGGAAAAACAAATTAAAAAACAAAAGCTGGATAATTACGGGTGTTCAGAGTGTGGTGTATTCATTAAAAAAGATACACGCCCAAGTTCGTGGGGTTGTTCCTCAGGGAAGAGTCACCGTTGGAATAAATTGGGAGAAACAGGTGATGATGCATATTCATGCTCTAGCTGTGGTGGGGTCGTGTATAGTAGTAGTCGCCCAAGTTCGTGGGGTTGTTCCTCAGGGAATAGTCATCGCTGGGCGAAACTATAA
- a CDS encoding helix-turn-helix domain-containing protein translates to MSSNIRLTRRCHVCGVSFVAKTTVTKNCSDRCAKKAYKLKIKNQKVYASESETSSQIPYVAIEISAKSYLSIKEAALLYGVSEKTIRRKIARKEMPIIRFSKRIVLIKKEFENLLRIET, encoded by the coding sequence ATGAGCAGCAATATTAGGCTAACCCGAAGATGCCATGTGTGTGGTGTTTCATTTGTCGCCAAGACCACAGTTACTAAAAACTGCTCTGACCGCTGTGCCAAAAAAGCTTATAAGCTTAAAATCAAAAATCAAAAGGTTTATGCTTCTGAATCTGAGACAAGCTCTCAAATACCTTATGTAGCAATAGAAATTTCAGCTAAGTCCTACCTCTCAATTAAAGAGGCCGCTTTACTATATGGGGTGTCTGAAAAGACGATTCGAAGAAAGATTGCGAGAAAAGAGATGCCAATAATTAGATTTTCTAAAAGAATTGTATTAATAAAAAAAGAATTTGAGAATTTATTGAGAATTGAAACTTAA
- the mnmE gene encoding tRNA uridine-5-carboxymethylaminomethyl(34) synthesis GTPase MnmE, whose translation MIPSILSKDTIVALATAAGHGAIAIIRLSGPEAISILHGVFKGKNLQNQPSHTLHFGTIRDGEKILDEVVVSLFKAPSSYTKEDVVEVSCHGSPYITEQLLKLFLKKGARLAEPGEFTKRAFLNGQFDLAQAEAVADLIASDSALTHQVAMKQMRGGFSQEIKALRAQLIHFASMIELELDFSEEDVEFADRAALHRLIATLQRLISDLLQSFEMGNVLKNGVPTVIAGKPNAGKSTLLNALLNEEKAIVSDIPGTTRDVIEDEANIGGIRFRFIDTAGLRETLDKVEAIGVARTKEQLRKAALVLYLFDLSSTSPAQLQEELKTLDLPQVPYLLLGNKKDLATLQQLEAFSGFENLVVLSAGTKDGMEELQQTLLEQVNANEAITGDRTIVTNLRHFQSLKKTDDALQEVIQGLDSGLTSDWLAADIRRCLFYLGEITGEITTDDLLDNIFTKFCIGK comes from the coding sequence TTGATACCTTCCATTCTTTCTAAAGATACTATTGTGGCGTTGGCCACTGCCGCAGGTCATGGTGCTATCGCCATCATTCGGCTTTCCGGACCTGAAGCCATTTCTATCCTGCATGGTGTTTTCAAAGGTAAGAACCTTCAGAACCAGCCCTCTCATACCCTCCACTTCGGCACCATACGTGATGGGGAGAAAATCTTGGATGAAGTGGTGGTGTCTTTATTTAAAGCCCCTTCTTCTTACACCAAAGAAGATGTGGTGGAAGTCTCCTGCCATGGTTCTCCTTATATTACCGAGCAGCTTCTAAAGCTTTTCCTGAAGAAAGGTGCCCGTTTAGCCGAGCCCGGAGAATTCACCAAACGTGCCTTCCTCAACGGGCAGTTTGACCTTGCCCAAGCGGAGGCTGTTGCTGATCTAATAGCCTCAGACTCTGCTCTGACGCACCAAGTAGCCATGAAGCAGATGCGGGGTGGTTTTTCTCAGGAAATAAAAGCACTTAGGGCTCAGCTAATTCATTTTGCCTCTATGATCGAGCTGGAGCTGGATTTCAGCGAAGAAGATGTGGAGTTTGCTGACAGAGCAGCGTTGCACCGCCTAATTGCGACTTTACAGCGTCTTATTTCAGACCTTTTACAGTCCTTTGAGATGGGGAACGTGCTTAAAAACGGAGTACCAACGGTGATTGCAGGAAAACCTAATGCCGGCAAGTCAACCCTTCTTAATGCCTTGTTAAACGAGGAAAAAGCCATTGTCTCTGATATACCTGGTACCACCCGTGATGTCATTGAAGACGAAGCCAACATTGGTGGCATCAGGTTCCGGTTCATAGACACGGCAGGTTTACGCGAAACACTGGATAAAGTAGAAGCCATTGGCGTGGCCCGCACCAAAGAACAGTTGCGGAAAGCTGCGCTGGTTCTGTACCTCTTTGACCTTTCCTCCACTTCTCCTGCCCAGCTGCAGGAAGAATTAAAAACTCTTGACTTGCCTCAGGTGCCTTACCTTCTATTAGGCAACAAGAAAGATTTAGCAACCCTGCAGCAACTGGAAGCTTTTTCGGGCTTTGAAAACCTGGTAGTTCTTTCGGCCGGCACCAAAGATGGAATGGAAGAGTTACAACAAACTCTTTTAGAGCAGGTAAACGCAAATGAAGCTATAACAGGTGACCGAACCATCGTGACCAATCTGCGCCACTTCCAAAGCTTGAAGAAAACGGACGATGCGCTACAGGAAGTTATTCAAGGTCTAGACAGTGGCCTAACCAGCGATTGGCTGGCAGCGGACATCAGAAGGTGCTTGTTTTATTTAGGGGAGATCACGGGTGAAATCACGACAGATGACTTGCTTGATAACATCTTCACCAAGTTTTGCATCGGCAAGTAA
- a CDS encoding thioredoxin family protein — translation MSNAPAVKGDLQWLTLAQALEKSKKQPRKIMVDVYTDWCGWCKKMDKQVYQNPEVVRLLNKNFYVVKLNAEQRQAITIEGKTYRYQEKYKAHELALALLKGQMSYPSTVFLNEKQQVMERVPGFIPPKDFLRALAYLSEK, via the coding sequence ATGTCAAATGCTCCAGCTGTTAAAGGAGATTTACAGTGGCTTACGTTAGCACAGGCATTAGAAAAAAGTAAAAAGCAGCCCAGAAAAATAATGGTAGACGTGTACACTGACTGGTGCGGATGGTGCAAGAAAATGGACAAGCAGGTATACCAGAACCCCGAGGTTGTCAGGTTGCTGAACAAGAACTTCTATGTAGTTAAACTCAATGCTGAACAACGGCAGGCCATAACCATTGAAGGAAAAACGTACCGGTACCAGGAAAAATACAAAGCCCATGAATTAGCGCTGGCGCTCTTGAAAGGACAAATGAGTTACCCTTCCACTGTCTTCCTGAATGAAAAACAACAAGTAATGGAGCGGGTACCCGGCTTTATACCACCTAAAGATTTTCTGCGCGCTTTGGCGTATCTTTCGGAAAAATAG